In Cervus elaphus chromosome 24, mCerEla1.1, whole genome shotgun sequence, a single genomic region encodes these proteins:
- the GP9 gene encoding platelet glycoprotein IX produces MPAWMALLLLWAAAEASEDCPAACACRALNTMGLQVDCSGRGLEALPALPAPTRQLLLTNNSLRTVPPGAFDHLPQLQDLDLAHNPWRCDCGLVYLRLWLEDRAPEQLRRLRCAGPSHAAGRAPAQLSGSELGGCGWSLRESWAHPGSWWDAALVVVAALGLALLVSLLCTVPVPRASPR; encoded by the coding sequence ATGCCCGCGTGGATGGCGCTGCTGTTGCTCTGGGCGGCCGCCGAGGCCTCCGAGGACTGCCCGGCCGCCTGCGCCTGCCGCGCGCTGAACACCATGGGGCTGCAGGTGGACTGCAGCGGCCGCGGGCTCGAGGCGCTCCCCGCCCTGCCGGCGCCCACGCGCCAGCTCCTGCTGACCAACAACAGCCTGCGGACCGTGCCCCCCGGCGCCTTCGACCACCTGCCGCAGCTGCAGGACCTGGACCTGGCGCACAACCCCTGGCGCTGCGACTGCGGGCTCGTCTACCTGCGCCTCTGGCTGGAGGACCGCGCGCCCGAGCAGCTGCGGCGCCTGCGCTGCGCCGGCCCCTCCCACGCCGCGGGCCGCGCGCCCGCCCAGCTCAGCGGCTCCGAGCTGGGCGGCTGCGGCTGGAGTCTGCGCGAGTCCTGGGCCCACCCGGGGTCCTGGTGGGACGCGGCGCTGGTCGTCGTGGCCGCTCTGGGCCTGGCTCTCCTGGTGAGCCTGCTGTGCACCGTCCCGGTGCCCCGGGCCAGCCCCCGGTAG